From a single Micromonospora sp. WMMD1102 genomic region:
- a CDS encoding DNA-binding response regulator, translating into MPVVVHVAVVDPLPMFRRGVATVLSPAGHRVETPEDVLAWARSRQPAVVLVTLSSQQSWDLLGALHDAGSAHVVALLEEQTAEQTPSMAGVRAVRAGATSVLSRGSEGEAVLRTVEATADGLAVLPAEVLAALASASLPSGGSPNRPAEERLSWLRQLAAGTTVAELAGRVGYSERAMFRMLRSLYRDMGVQTRMQAVLRAQELGWLPPAADRLSRRP; encoded by the coding sequence TTGCCGGTGGTGGTCCATGTCGCGGTCGTCGATCCCCTCCCGATGTTCCGGCGAGGCGTCGCGACCGTGCTGTCTCCTGCCGGTCACCGGGTCGAGACACCGGAGGACGTCCTGGCGTGGGCGCGTTCCCGCCAGCCTGCGGTCGTCCTGGTCACGCTGTCGTCCCAGCAGAGCTGGGATCTGCTGGGTGCGCTGCACGACGCCGGGTCCGCCCACGTCGTGGCGCTGCTGGAGGAGCAGACGGCGGAGCAAACACCCAGCATGGCCGGTGTTCGGGCAGTGCGGGCCGGTGCCACGTCCGTACTGTCCCGAGGTTCCGAGGGGGAGGCGGTGTTGCGGACGGTGGAAGCAACCGCCGACGGTCTGGCCGTGCTGCCTGCCGAGGTTCTCGCCGCGCTGGCCAGTGCGAGCCTGCCGAGCGGCGGTTCGCCGAACCGGCCTGCGGAGGAACGGCTGTCGTGGTTACGCCAACTCGCGGCCGGTACGACGGTGGCTGAGCTGGCCGGTCGCGTCGGCTATTCGGAGCGTGCGATGTTTCGGATGCTGCGGTCGCTGTACCGGGACATGGGCGTGCAGACGAGGATGCAAGCGGTCCTGCGGGCACAGGAGCTCGGATGGCTTCCGCCCGCCGCCGATCGGTTATCCCGCCGGCCGTGA
- a CDS encoding AAA family ATPase — protein MFTVAALALVVALGTQFGWWRAFGDPEKGAWPWIEATGWIVGAVSGTLGAVFGGASLVITLRSMRKEVDRAAPAPQLRRDPSLLDRDSEYERLRDRLTEGPWGVVAVTGPPGIGKTRLVDAVLDEVRAADRTVRVYKHEAVPYGRLDVRHLIADLEGWHGRPAVLRPGESLLGRLEAALEGTDPRHIVIVVDSAQHLVVPGDRRHVDLQLDEALEAFATNHRHRVAVVLLSRDPLEARTRGSWSTVDPPIVLGRLPKPDFVSLLRALDKRGRLGLTDLPPADLTMLYRKLHGNPRCAQLMQAIITHSEPAVRVATLLASVAKMEPADAPRRLADFLCQHLPAPRRRVIEALAAFATPIDAAGVTAALAGKATRDEVEGILEVLAESEFVTATQGGLYHLEVTDIDALLPRDAAERRVLLRRAANVLGRRRVAEPREIDDLHIHFAQMRALLRSGWYPVAYDVIELTADILNEWNCGFLLFDQRLEVCGKLGDPVLEMANDNELGDLYGRRGDFDGASQAYGRALDRAKEIGTPEIRTKILANLGAMYWQDGNAEYAYNQFEKARSEAQAQGALVVLMGTLAGLADCHRRWGQYDQALGRAEGALAIATRPDFADASGTGGAGYALMIRILLRLARWHTEMKDPDRAEEYIEDAEQAAASRADDWRLVACRDARADLLLAQGRLSKAIGMANDAVEQAVRVHDPVTILQARTTLAMAYLTRDEVGTARQHIEKADRYRRDGQALIVLALRALTTQESDPVAAGRLFDDLAGQARKRIDRDGRDFGARHMLGFAICGQRLNTSESLRPAHDEFTVVNDATKAAAPYLRERMQMLVSRLDGYAQRPGGLRSVLDVLADTGSRPAG, from the coding sequence GTGTTCACCGTCGCCGCTTTGGCACTGGTCGTCGCCCTCGGGACGCAATTCGGCTGGTGGCGGGCGTTCGGTGACCCGGAGAAGGGCGCCTGGCCGTGGATCGAGGCTACCGGTTGGATCGTGGGCGCTGTCTCCGGCACCCTCGGCGCTGTCTTCGGCGGCGCGTCCCTGGTGATCACGCTGCGTTCGATGCGCAAGGAGGTCGACCGGGCTGCGCCGGCACCTCAGCTGCGGCGAGATCCTTCACTGCTGGACCGCGACAGCGAGTACGAGCGCCTACGCGACCGGCTGACCGAAGGCCCGTGGGGCGTCGTTGCCGTCACCGGCCCGCCCGGCATCGGTAAGACCAGACTGGTCGACGCGGTGCTCGACGAGGTGAGGGCTGCCGACAGGACCGTTCGGGTGTACAAGCATGAGGCGGTGCCGTACGGCCGGCTGGACGTGCGCCACCTAATCGCGGATCTTGAGGGCTGGCACGGCAGGCCCGCCGTGCTCCGGCCGGGCGAGTCACTGCTCGGCCGCCTGGAAGCGGCGTTGGAGGGGACGGATCCGAGGCACATCGTCATCGTCGTCGACTCCGCCCAGCACCTCGTCGTCCCGGGCGATCGCAGACACGTCGACCTTCAGCTCGACGAGGCGCTGGAAGCGTTCGCCACCAACCATCGGCACCGAGTGGCTGTCGTGCTTCTCAGCCGGGATCCGCTGGAGGCTCGGACCCGTGGCAGCTGGTCCACCGTGGATCCGCCGATCGTTTTGGGGCGCCTACCGAAGCCGGACTTCGTGAGCCTTCTGCGCGCCCTGGACAAACGGGGCCGGCTCGGACTGACCGATCTCCCCCCGGCGGACCTGACGATGCTGTACCGGAAGCTGCACGGCAATCCGCGCTGTGCCCAGCTGATGCAGGCGATCATCACGCACTCCGAGCCCGCCGTCCGGGTAGCGACCCTCCTCGCGAGCGTCGCGAAGATGGAGCCGGCGGACGCGCCGCGGCGCCTCGCCGACTTCCTATGCCAGCACCTGCCCGCGCCCCGCCGCCGCGTCATCGAGGCGCTCGCCGCCTTCGCGACACCAATCGACGCCGCCGGGGTGACCGCGGCGCTGGCTGGCAAGGCCACCCGGGATGAGGTCGAGGGCATCCTGGAGGTACTGGCGGAGAGCGAGTTCGTCACCGCGACACAAGGCGGGCTGTACCACCTGGAGGTGACTGACATCGACGCGTTGCTGCCCCGAGACGCCGCGGAGCGGCGTGTTCTGCTGCGACGCGCGGCAAACGTGCTGGGGCGGCGGCGGGTGGCAGAGCCACGCGAGATTGATGATCTCCACATCCACTTCGCTCAGATGCGCGCGCTGCTCAGGAGTGGGTGGTATCCGGTGGCCTACGACGTAATCGAGCTGACTGCCGACATCCTGAATGAGTGGAACTGCGGCTTCCTGCTATTCGACCAGCGCCTGGAAGTTTGCGGCAAGCTCGGCGATCCGGTCCTGGAGATGGCCAACGACAACGAGCTGGGCGACCTATATGGACGGCGTGGAGACTTCGACGGGGCCAGCCAGGCGTACGGCCGCGCGCTGGACCGGGCGAAGGAGATCGGAACTCCCGAGATCCGCACCAAGATCCTAGCCAACCTTGGGGCGATGTACTGGCAGGACGGCAACGCCGAGTACGCCTACAACCAGTTCGAAAAGGCGCGGTCGGAAGCGCAGGCACAGGGCGCGTTGGTGGTGCTGATGGGTACGCTCGCAGGGCTGGCCGACTGTCACCGGCGCTGGGGACAGTACGACCAGGCCTTGGGCCGCGCGGAGGGGGCGCTCGCTATCGCGACGCGCCCTGACTTCGCGGACGCATCTGGCACTGGAGGCGCCGGCTACGCGTTGATGATCCGTATCCTGTTGCGGCTCGCCCGCTGGCATACCGAGATGAAGGACCCCGACCGGGCCGAGGAGTACATCGAGGACGCCGAGCAGGCGGCGGCATCCCGTGCGGACGATTGGCGGTTGGTCGCCTGCCGGGATGCCCGCGCCGACCTCCTGCTCGCGCAGGGCAGGCTCAGCAAGGCGATCGGGATGGCGAACGACGCGGTCGAGCAGGCGGTGCGAGTGCACGATCCGGTGACCATCCTGCAGGCCCGCACCACCCTAGCCATGGCGTATCTGACACGGGACGAGGTCGGGACGGCCAGGCAGCACATCGAGAAGGCGGACCGGTACCGGCGGGACGGGCAGGCCCTCATCGTGCTCGCGCTGCGGGCGCTCACGACCCAGGAGTCGGATCCTGTCGCCGCCGGGCGTCTCTTCGACGACCTCGCCGGGCAAGCGCGCAAGCGGATCGACCGGGACGGGCGCGACTTTGGCGCGCGCCACATGTTGGGGTTCGCCATCTGTGGTCAACGCCTGAACACGAGCGAGTCACTCCGCCCCGCCCACGACGAGTTCACGGTAGTCAACGACGCGACCAAGGCGGCCGCACCATACCTCCGCGAACGGATGCAGATGCTGGTGAGCCGGCTCGATGGTTACGCCCAGCGGCCCGGTGGGCTGCGATCGGTGCTCGACGTGCTGGCCGACACCGGGTCACGGCCGGCGGGATAA